In the genome of Fusarium poae strain DAOMC 252244 chromosome 1, whole genome shotgun sequence, the window CATTTCGCGATTCTGGTCCAGCAACCCCATTCAAGCAAGAATTCGGCGGCAATGTTTCCCCCAACCGCCGAGGGTCAGAGACCAGTGCAGCAACCTCTGGATCGCGAAGAGGTAGCTTCGTCAATGTCCCAAATCCCCAGCATACAGCTGAAATACATCGTGTGGACTGGTCGCAGAGTGACCAATCCGCAAAGGTTCAACGAGACTCGAAGTGGGGAGGTCTCAAGCATCGAAAGACCAGTGTAAGCCAGCAAAAAGCGACAGACGAGAAGGATGGCCCCCGTGTCGTTGAGACAGCGTCACAGCCGTCTATTTCCCCAAAGTCGCCAAAGCCTGGGTTCCTTAAGCGATTCATACATTAGCAAATAATGGACTCAGAATGTACAGCATGGTGGACAGTTGATAGTGAATGAGAAACAATAGCCTACCCATTACTGTAGTATTTCGCTTGTTTATTTAATATCAATCAACATATTCTTTTGCGCCGAAACAAACAATCATATTCTGTGATTCTGCAAATGACTTGAAGAAAACTAATGAGCTCAGCGCTTTTCTTGTTGCATCAAGCGCTCGATGAGTTTTGTGTCTTCCTGTGCGAGTTGCTGTCTCAGAATATTGTCCACGTCTGTGTTTGCGCTTTCCGTATTTATAAGGTGGAGGATGAGCTCTGAATACTCGCGGATAGCATCACCCTGCTCACCACCTGCACGCCGCGCCTTGCGCAAAGCCTCTTTGCCGTTCTGTATGCCGATATCGTGGTTCCAAGCCTCCTGCTTGGGCGGGAGGCCCTTTAAAAGGGAAGCAGGAATAGCGGGCTTCGTCTCGGGAGGCGGGAGTGTGGCAGCATCAATTTTGAGGAGCTGATCAGGCAGATCAGGATACTTTCGAAAGAGAAGACGAAGCTTTTCAGATGTTTCGAGAGCTTGAAAGGGATTAGAAGGATCGAAAGGCCGAGGCTCTGTGACTTGTTGGGCTTGCGATTCCGGTCGTGGAAGTTCGGGTTGGGATACTACTTCAGGATCGGGAGGGTGATTCTCGCGATGGATCTTATTACATGCGACAGAACAGCTTCACTCTTGTTAATCAATGCTTAACTTTGTTACTGAGGTAAACTTACTATGGAAGACGACATCGCGGACATTTGTACTTTGGCGGGTTCGTGTTGCAGATACTGCATAGCGACGggtttggtgttgttgtcgttggcTTGTCAACATCTTCATTCTGAGCTTGGTGAGTTGGCGCaggagcttcttctgattGAAGAATGGGAGCATCTGGTgtttcttgttgttgttctgaCATTGTGGCAACAGAGCAAGTACTTAGAGTAGTAAGAAAGCCGAATAGTGATTGAAAAAATAGCCAAGTATTCTGCTTTGATAGAGTTGTTCAATAATGATGGAAGCagtagaagaaaaaaagtaaacgaaaaaaaaaagatccATCAATACAAACATAAAGTTCAAGGGGTCCAAGACCGCCCCGCGTCATTGCGCGCTTCGGCTCAGGACGCcatagaaaaaaagaagaaccatAATCTGGTCCGTGCTTTCTCATGGAGACTTCAAACTTGCCCTTGCATCATAAGAAGCTTACACATTACTAATGCTCAGGCCAATCACGGGCTAGATAATAGGTTACCGAGAGCGGCGAAAAGTTGCGATATCATAACCGTCGAGTCCGAAACGGATTTTCTCTCTTGACCTGACCATACACGGGACGTATATTTTTTACATCTCACGAAACTCTCTCAAATCTTTGGTCTTATAGTAACGATATCATCCATTCCTTTTAACCTTGCTCTTTTTAATCACTCCATCATGGCATCCTCCAGGACCATGTCACGGACATTAGCCGCTCTCACTCGGCCTGTCACGGAAACATCATCCCGGGCAGTCCCACGATGGACTCGCTCAATAGGTACTATTCGATCTCAAATTCCTTCCATCTCTTCTGGACTGCGACCACTTGCGCAACGACAGCGTATCGTCAATACAGTAACGCCGAGTCTCGCTGGCATCGGTAGCGGCGTCCGAACCATCTTCATCCAGACGGAGAATACCCCGAACCCAGATGCCCTCAAGTTTTTACCAAACCATCGAGTAGTTCCCGAAGAATTCTCTACACCTTTCATCGAATACCTCAACCCTCGAGCAACGATTTCTCACCCGCACCCTTCTCCTCTGGCCGCTAAGCTCATGAACATCGACGGAGTCACTTCTGTCTTTTATGGTGCCGACTTTATAACCGTCACAAAAGCTGCCGACGCCAACTGGGCACATATTCGACCCGAGATATTTGCACTTATTACAGAAGCCATCACTGCGGGCGAGCAAATTGTTACCATTTCCGAGCGCCGTGAGGGAGAGTCTGGTGCTCCTGTTGAGGAGGACAGTCTCGCCTACAATGAGAACGATAGTGAAGTTGTCGGTATGATCAAGGAACTTCTCGAGACACGGATTCGTCCAGCCATCCAGGAAGATGGTGGAGATATTGATTTTCGCGGTTTTGATGACGAGGGCTACGTGCATTTGCGACTGCGAGGCGCTTGCCGTACTTGCGATTCAAGCACAGTTACACTCAAAAATGGAATTGAGGGTATGCTGATGCATTATGTAAGTTTTGGCGATTATGATTCCCTGACGCATTTCTGAACTGACAATGTTACAGATTGAAGAGGTCAAGGGCGTTAAGCAAGTGATGGATCAAGAGGAGGAAATTGCCCTGCAGGAATTCGAAAAGTTCGAGGAAAAGCTCAAGCAGCAGAAGGGCCAGGCTGCTTCATCAGGATAAACCGACCAAAAGACTATAGCCCATCTGTATCTGTATATTAGTTTGATCGGACAATTTGACGATACCCACGCATGCCCTCATTACCTCCTTCTTCATAGTTGTTATCCTTTCAATCAAAGGCCGGCGATCAGTCCTAAACCATGATGCTACATGTTACCGCAAGCGCATTGTACCCAATGTTTGATAACAGTTTTTCTCACGCAAAGACTGTATTCTGAGCTAAAGGAAACGTGAGTTGTTCATAATGCGATCCATATCTTTTGAGACATCCGCCACTAATGTATGTGGCTGGTTCACAACTACCCGTGCGAAACAAAAGTCATCAGGCCGGGTTCGGTTTCGTTCGAAGTTGCTGAATGCTAGGCCCGGAATAAATAGCCtctcctcaagaagctttgAGCGCACCGCTACGTCGAGTGCACTTGTCGGTGCCTCGAGCTATCGCTTCTGCTGCTTTGTTATACGAGATTGACGATGCAGGTGCAGGAGTCGAGAAGCATTGGGCAGCATGATACCAGCACAAGTCCgttattttttttttgctcTATTTGAGCGCGCCAATGCCTGGACGTCAAGCGACATAAATATCCAGGAACGACCTTGCCTGGCAGGTTTGGCAGCTGACTGAAAGAGATTTGAATTGTTCTTATGACTtgagtggaagaagaaggatccGCACATAACTGTAGGGGACCCTAGCAGACGTACATTCCGCCGAGACTTTAACCTGGGACGACATGCGCCAGATCGTATGGATCCGAAGATGAAGCATTGCGAGGCCATTCCACTCACCGTGATTGGTTCGGTTGTCGCGATCTGGAATCTTCCGGACATTGTTCGCAATAACTTCTGTCTCGCTTTCGCAAGAGCTTACCCAAAAGGTAACGTTAAGTCAAGAAGATAGAGATAAGGATTTGATGATACTACTGAATCCGGACCCGCTTGGAGCTCCAACTGTATAATTAGCCGTGCCAGTTAAGAGCTGCCTTGAAGATACACACGCTTCCTTGACTCCGCAGGAAGAATGTCACTCAACTGTCGACGTCAAGCAGACACTATTTTCTTTTCTGGGTGTGGAGAAGCCGGAACTGGAAAGTTTTCGGCAGCGTTTAAACAAAACGGTTGTAACAGCAAAGAAGAGCTCTGCGTCAATATGCCGGGAATCTTTAAAGACAGGCATGGGTATTTACAGTCTTATGGCCCGCGGCACAGTCATGTATATCACCGGATATCTGCCCAGAAGGAGCTTGACCAAAGGACCGGCAAAAGCTGTACAGCGAATTCAACCGCGAATCTTAAAGAGCAGCCACTCTGCACTAGAAGCCCGTTGTAGTGGGATGGCGCCTTGGGATTCCCGGGCCGGTTTCTGTGATTGGCGCGGGAGACAATATGCAGTGGGTGATACAGCCTCCACCGAGGCAATAACCCCACAAACCCCTCAAACGAACGACGTGGGCGAGCTGTTGGTGCGTTCCGGATCTCAAGGCCCTGTCTTCTTGTTTCAACGTGGGGAATCAGATTTGCCATGCGAGCAGGCAACCAAACATATACCGATAGCAGCGCGCATGACCCCAAATTTTTCTCCGTGCAAGGAGAGGGTAGTGCTATGATTTAAAGAGCCATTGCGCCTCGGTTTGGGAGTGCTCATCACCTCTCTTCGTGTCTTCTTTCGCTTTCCTTCAGCCCATAGACTCTTAACTTGCGTCGCAACACCAGCATCTAACCCACGGCCTACACGCATTGCCCATAATGAGCCCCTCAGCAGTAGAAGGTAACGGAGTTGTGGACGTCAAGACCACTCTCAAGCCCAATGTTGGCGTTTATACCAACCCCAATCATGACCTCTGGGTTGCTCCTGCTGAGCCCTCTGCCGAAGCTATCAAGTCCGGCTCTGACTTGAAGCAAGGCGAGGTTAGTGTTGCTATTCGAAGCACCGGTATCTGCGGGTATGTCGCTTTTATCCTCGACCCTGCCTCACTAAGAACAATTGCTGACGAGGGCACAGTTCCGATGTCCACTTCTGGCATGCTGGCTGCATCGGTCCCATGATTGTCGAGGGAGACCACATCTTGGGTCACGAGTCTGCCGGCGAGGTTATTGCCGTGCACCCGTCTGTCAGCCATCTCAAGGTTGGCGACAGAGTCGCCGTCGAACCCAACATTCCCTGCGGTACCTGCGAACCTTGCCTTACTGGCCGATATAATGGTTGCGAGACCGTCCAGTTCCTGTCTACCCCTCCTGTCCCTGGCATGCTCCGCCGATACATCAACCATCCCGCTGTCTGGTGTCACAAGATTGGAAATATGTCATATGAGAACGGCGCTCTTCTTGAGCCTCTCAGTGTTGCTCTGGCCGGCATGCAAAGGGCCGAGGTTCGCCTGGGAGACCCTGTTCTGATCTGCGGTGCTGGACCTATCGGATTGATCACACTCCAGTGCTGCGCTGCCGCTGGTGCTTCGCCCATCGTCATCACCGATATCTCAGAGAGCCGACTGGCATTTGCCAAGGAGCTCTGCCCCCGCGTTATCACTCACAAGGTTGAGAGACTGTCTGCTGAGGACTCCGCGAAGGCCATCGTCAAGAGCTTTGGTGGTGTCGAGCCCACCGTCGCTATGGAGTGCACTGGCGTTGAAAGCAGTATCGCTGCTGCGGTCTGGTCTGTCAAGTTTGGTGGCAAGGTCTTCATCATTGGTGTTGGAAAGAATGAGATCAACATTCCCTTCATGCGCGCAAGTGTTCGGGAGGTAGACATTCAGCTACAGTACCGATACTGCAACACCTGGCCTCGGGCCATCCGCCTCGTCGAGAACAACGTGGTTGATCTTTCTAAATTAGTTACTCACAAGTTCAAGCTTGAGGATGCGATCAAGGCGTTTGAGACATCAGCAGATCCCAAGACCGGGGCGATCAAGGTCATGATTCAGAGTTTGGAATAAAACATGCAATGTTGATTAAGAGGGATTCGGTGCTCGGCGTATGCTTTTGAAACCGAGGCGTGAGTCTGCTAAAAGACTGTAAATAGCCTCCTTGGGATATAGACATGAGAATTTAAGAAATTTGCGAAGAACTGCTGTTTGCTTATTTAGTAGGTATGAAGTGTGAGCAATGATGTAAGACAGAGTTTCCTGGTGATAAGACAGAAGACGAGGATGGGGACTGCCAAAAACGACGACGTCGAAGAAAAAGATCTTGTAATGAAACAAAAGAAAGATGAAAAGTTTACCGTCTTGGTAGATATTTTGAGAGATCCTAGAAGAGAGGTTTATAAAGGAATTCATAGAGGTGCTTGCCGTTGACCCAGCGGGAGCGCGGACACCTGTGCCGAAAATGGATTAGCGCACCTCTATCGGCTCCCGTCCAACCACCATCCAGCGAGTTCTCCCGAGCTTTTTTTCTCCCTCAGACGACCTCACTTAAGATCACGACCAGCTTCGACTCCATCAATTGACCACCCGCAGCCGGTCTTTCCACACCGAGGAGCTCCGATTTCGATTCTACGAGGCATCTCGCACTCTTCTCACAGCCCAAACCGCCGCAATGTCTTCCCTCGCTCGTCCTATGCTCCGCTCGCCGGCTCTACGTGTTGCCGCCCGACGCTTCGAGAGCACCACTGCTCAGAAGGCTGCTGAGAACGCTAAGCAGGCTGCCACCCGAGCCCAAGAGGGTCTATCGCGTGTCACATCTACCGCTGGACCTGCTATTGCTGGTTACGCAAAGGGTCTTGCTAGCACTTTGGGCAAGGTCGGCGGACGAACGGGCAAGATCATCGGCTTTGTCGAGCGTACGTCCACCATCGCTTGGGACCCAGTTGCCGACCGTTGAAGGCTGACATTCAAAAACAGGACAAGTCCCTTTCGTCGTCTACTACTCCAAGGTCGGCCTCGAGCTTGGCAAGTTTGTTTTCCAGAACCAAAAGATGAGCCCTCCGTGAGTTATGCTTCACAATTGCCTCTTGTCATGGCGGGATAATCGGCTAATGCAGGCCCAACAGTAACATGGCCACTTTCCAAACCACCTACCAAAACCTCATCAAGTCCATCCAGAACCGCACCATCATCCAGTCTTCTCAGAACCTCGTCCAGCAAGTGAAAAATATCGGCCCTGCCCAGCTTGCAGCTGGTGGCGTCGTTGCGGCCGAGGTCCTCGGTTTCTTCACCGTTGGCGAGATTATTGGCCGATTCAAGCTTGTCGGTTACCGCGGCGAGGTCTCTTCCCACCACTAAACGTGTCTCTTGCGTTGGAGCAGGAGTTGTAAGGATCAAACGGTGCTGGACCGTGATGAGCAAATAAGGACGAATGGACTATAGACATGGACCTTCCTGGCTGAGGACGTCTGGGAGGGTCTGGTTGGAGACTGGTTGTTtcggggggggggggggagTTGAAAACTAGGAGACTTGGGAATACCGATCTTACCGGACCTCGATGTTTGTCCTGAGCATCTTTCTTTTGTAGAACTGTACATCAATCAAGCTACGGCAGGTGATCCCCGCCGTGGAGGGCTTTCGACAATGATATCTAATAACGAAACGACTCTTATggatgaagagaaccttgTAAAGTATTGTACTATCTTGTCTTTGGTGCATTCAATGCATTATTGAACAATCCGCTTTGCATGGCATTGGCATGAGCAGCTTGAAATACTATGCTGAGCCACCTTGTCCGGTTAGTTACTCTGTCTGGTTGTCATGACTCAAGCCCTTGCTTAACAGTAGCGGGAAAGCTGAAACATTTATTTTGCTTCTTGTAACAATGGTTGTCATGTCACTTATCAAACCCCTCTCGAGTTTCAGAGAGTCCAATCTAAGGCTCCTCAGAAAGAGTATCTGTAGAGCTCCTCCCCACTCGAAATGACACCCATTTCTTCGAGGCCCAGCTGCAGACTTTCTAATATGGTTCAATAATATCATCAAATGTGATGTTCCATGTCAGCCTTAGGTTAGAGAAACAGAAAATTTGCAATACCAACTCACCCATGGTTCAGTATCATGCACAACGGGCATACTACACGGCCATATACTGAAACGCTACAGTGAATATCAGTTTGATTAGGCTGTTTAGGCAACGGTTAGCAGCCTATAAGCTCATATCAGATGAAACAGTATACACCATTATGCCGGTGGTGGTTTGCATATTGTTTTCATCTGACGGTTTTATCACACGAGTAGGCTATTGAAGATGCGCTAGATGTTTCAAGAGGTAAAAGTTAAAGGTTTAATGGGGCCAAGTTCTTATCTATTCATCATGGCAACGGCTATATTGATTCGAGCGAAGGCCTACATAGTCACTCAAGGGCTCGGTAGATGCCGTCATATTGGCTTATATAGACTTTTGTATCCCACCAAGTGAGAAGATATTTGGCGGTAAATGTACACAAAGGATTATATAGCTCAACTGTGGTAAGGCTTGCGAAGAGTTATGCTGAATCGGGATCTTCTAGATCAAATCGCCATAATTCCAAGGATCTCGACCCTGTCGTCCACCTTCTGCTTCTGGAACTAAGTACAGATCCGGGGTATGGGCCCTTTCGTTCGCCTAAATGTCCTATTTCACACACGAAGTTGGCCGGGCGTCTAACAAACGATAGCCCAAACCGAAAGCTGTTGCAGAGATGAAAAAGACACAACCGCGCGCGAAGATCGTGTATGAGATACATGGGATGTAGTGTGTGGCCCGGTCGAGTCACCCGTGCGATCCGCACCCTGGCCTGGGCTGGAGGTCCGAAACGAACGAGGCCCGTCCCGAGGTGTGCGGACCTATTATGGAGTCCTGGGTTGGTCCTTGGCACAAcagtctttttctttcaacCCGCGCCGTAACCATAATGGAGCCGTCGCTAACATACGCGCTCAGAAAATGGTCCCCTTGGCAAATGATCTTGACCTGGTGACTAGCGTCTAGCGGTCAGATAATTTCGCCCGATCGACAGGCTTTTTCATAATGGTTGACAGGTTGATGTGATCAAGCCCCGCTGTTGGTGATACCAACTGGGATCCTTGTTCGCTAGCCGTCAGTGCCACGCTCATTTTAAGGAGAAGCGTCTCTTGAAACTCGAGGGACCGCCAAAGGATGAGAAGAGAGAAGCACTGTAACATGCTTGGAAAATCGTGGTATCATTTAGGAATCGCCAGGGTGTGGTTGCTCACCGCGCCAGTAACCACGCCATCTTGCCCGGGGCCGGTTTGGGCTCACAACTACCCTGGCAAAGAATTGAAGAACAAGGCCTTGTCTAACTTCTGCCTTGATAGATTTCATATGGTGCTTATGAGCTTCATGGAGACATGCCCTGTATTTGTGCCCTGCGTTGACAATCTTTTCTGAGCCAAAGCCACGGTTTACTTTGGCTGGTCGGGCTTCCTCGCTGTCCAGACATAGCTGCAGATGTGTTAGCTGGGTATGATAGAGATTTAATCTGAAGACTGACATATTGCAGTAAGTGTGGAACCGTAAAACACAGGTCTCACGCTTTGCGGTTGTACATAACTGACGAATATCATCAGCCTTCCAGCCAAGTTTCTCGACCAGTGGTTTCAGGCTCAAAGCTTCCAGGCTATGAGATAGTCCGATATTGAACCACCTGGCAATCTCCCGTTCCTGTTTGTCGGAAGACCAGGGGCAGACGTAGGCACGGATCACTTCCTGCTTCACGTCTGTGAAACCTGTGGCTTCAAGCAACTGCCGTGTTTCTTGAGGCACAACTCTAGCAATGCGGTTGAATCGGTCCATTCCGTCAAAGAAAAGCTCTGCCCATTTCTCAAATGCGGAGTTCGGAGGGcgctcatcatcgtcacacCTGGGTGTCCAATCGACTTCAATTTGCTCAAAGAAACCAACGCCTGGGGCCAAGTGCCTGATTAGCAGTTAGCAATAAAACTTGTCCACGAATATTGATCTTACTCGAATACATTGCGGTATACTTGGGGCCACAGGTCTGTTTGGATACTTCCCAATAACATCCGCATATGTATAAAATCGCAGTCCGTGAATAATGAGTCCCATA includes:
- a CDS encoding hypothetical protein (BUSCO:51686at5125), which encodes MSEQQQETPDAPILQSEEAPAPTHQAQNEDVDKPTTTTPNPSLCSICNTNPPKYKCPRCRLPYCSVACNKIHRENHPPDPEVVSQPELPRPESQAQQVTEPRPFDPSNPFQALETSEKLRLLFRKYPDLPDQLLKIDAATLPPPETKPAIPASLLKGLPPKQEAWNHDIGIQNGKEALRKARRAGGEQGDAIREYSELILHLINTESANTDVDNILRQQLAQEDTKLIERLMQQEKR
- a CDS encoding hypothetical protein (BUSCO:44404at5125); translation: MASSRTMSRTLAALTRPVTETSSRAVPRWTRSIGTIRSQIPSISSGLRPLAQRQRIVNTVTPSLAGIGSGVRTIFIQTENTPNPDALKFLPNHRVVPEEFSTPFIEYLNPRATISHPHPSPLAAKLMNIDGVTSVFYGADFITVTKAADANWAHIRPEIFALITEAITAGEQIVTISERREGESGAPVEEDSLAYNENDSEVVGMIKELLETRIRPAIQEDGGDIDFRGFDDEGYVHLRLRGACRTCDSSTVTLKNGIEGMLMHYIEEVKGVKQVMDQEEEIALQEFEKFEEKLKQQKGQAASSG
- a CDS encoding hypothetical protein (BUSCO:54975at5125), with amino-acid sequence MSSLARPMLRSPALRVAARRFESTTAQKAAENAKQAATRAQEGLSRVTSTAGPAIAGYAKGLASTLGKVGGRTGKIIGFVERQVPFVVYYSKVGLELGKFVFQNQKMSPPNMATFQTTYQNLIKSIQNRTIIQSSQNLVQQVKNIGPAQLAAGGVVAAEVLGFFTVGEIIGRFKLVGYRGEVSSHH
- the LAD1 gene encoding L-arabinitol 4-dehydrogenase, which produces MSPSAVEGNGVVDVKTTLKPNVGVYTNPNHDLWVAPAEPSAEAIKSGSDLKQGEVSVAIRSTGICGSDVHFWHAGCIGPMIVEGDHILGHESAGEVIAVHPSVSHLKVGDRVAVEPNIPCGTCEPCLTGRYNGCETVQFLSTPPVPGMLRRYINHPAVWCHKIGNMSYENGALLEPLSVALAGMQRAEVRLGDPVLICGAGPIGLITLQCCAAAGASPIVITDISESRLAFAKELCPRVITHKVERLSAEDSAKAIVKSFGGVEPTVAMECTGVESSIAAAVWSVKFGGKVFIIGVGKNEINIPFMRASVREVDIQLQYRYCNTWPRAIRLVENNVVDLSKLVTHKFKLEDAIKAFETSADPKTGAIKVMIQSLE